Proteins from a single region of Pseudomonadota bacterium:
- a CDS encoding pilus assembly protein N-terminal domain-containing protein, translated as MPIGPKNVSLRKKLAGLSLLGLGVAASVPAIATALNGHDDASIITASADKVDTGEVINAELPPALTAEEIAAEEEIKPVRTILPEAEPVMIAPAREVTADMQVEAAAEQVTPPQSAARMAVSGSTAQPDTMTGDTADTMAASAQPLAGSSAPAISGGMVTLALDHARVMRVMADIGTIIIGNPAIADVSMPDPSTMILTGKSFGETNLVMLDPEGQIIAEQTIQVTTRGQNTVSVFRGTQRTTFACSPTCEVRPTPGDDTEQLDAALAAFEARNAAALSAANGE; from the coding sequence GTGCCGATCGGCCCAAAAAACGTTTCGCTGCGCAAAAAGCTTGCCGGCCTATCCCTGCTTGGACTCGGCGTTGCTGCGTCTGTGCCAGCAATAGCAACAGCGCTCAATGGGCACGATGATGCGTCGATCATTACTGCCTCTGCCGATAAGGTCGACACAGGCGAAGTAATCAACGCTGAGCTTCCGCCAGCTCTCACCGCGGAGGAGATTGCGGCCGAGGAAGAGATTAAGCCTGTTCGCACAATACTGCCTGAGGCAGAACCAGTTATGATTGCGCCCGCTCGCGAGGTAACTGCAGACATGCAGGTCGAAGCTGCAGCTGAGCAGGTCACACCACCGCAGTCAGCGGCCCGGATGGCTGTGTCTGGTTCGACGGCGCAACCTGATACTATGACGGGTGATACCGCAGACACTATGGCCGCAAGTGCTCAACCGTTGGCCGGTAGCTCGGCGCCAGCGATTTCAGGTGGTATGGTCACCCTTGCGCTTGATCATGCCCGCGTGATGCGGGTCATGGCCGACATCGGAACCATTATCATTGGCAACCCGGCCATCGCAGATGTGTCGATGCCCGATCCGAGCACCATGATCCTGACTGGCAAGAGCTTCGGTGAGACCAATCTTGTTATGCTCGATCCGGAAGGCCAAATCATCGCTGAGCAAACGATCCAAGTGACCACCCGTGGGCAGAACACAGTCTCTGTCTTTCGTGGCACCCAGCGGACGACCTTTGCTTGCTCACCGACATGCGAAGTTCGTCCAACTCCTGGCGACGACACCGAACAGCTTGATGCGGCACTCGCCGCTTTTGAAGCACGCAATGCCGCCGCGCTCAGCGCCGCAAACGGTGAATAA
- a CDS encoding Flp family type IVb pilin: MKSLAKFAKDESGATAIEYGLIAAGIAVVIIAAVRLSGTRLNTTWNRIAAGLL; this comes from the coding sequence ATGAAATCTCTCGCAAAGTTCGCCAAGGACGAATCTGGCGCAACCGCAATCGAATACGGTCTGATCGCAGCCGGCATCGCCGTCGTTATTATTGCCGCTGTTCGCCTGTCGGGCACGCGCCTCAACACGACTTGGAACCGGATCGCGGCTGGCCTTCTCTAA